The sequence below is a genomic window from Macrobrachium nipponense isolate FS-2020 chromosome 40, ASM1510439v2, whole genome shotgun sequence.
CCAAGCTAGATGAATTCCTAAGACTGATGACCCTTCTTCTTGTAACGCCTCCAGACTATTCCTCTGAGGTTGATTCTAGAAAACAGGTGGTTCTTTTACTGAGTCCAATATCCAGTCATTTCTCTGTTAATTGTAGGAAACCCTTTGTTATAGACAGGAAGCTTCCAGTCGCCTAATCAGACGACGTCGAAGTACAGCGACTCCTGACAATGCCCTTCGATGTCTTAGTGCCtctgccacactgggatcaaacactttgcatatgtaaaaggcatgaaacttacgggtttttacaccgcgccagtggttgcctctgCAGTATATGCTTGTATTTGATCTCTTATGCATTGCAgagcccatattttgcatatataaaaggcattgaacttacgggtttttacgccacgccagaggttgccacaggattATATGCAAAAAATAGGATGCAATCTGCAATGCATAGTCCAATTCACATATGCAGTAgtgggcatgaaacttacgggttcttacgccgcgccagtggttgcctactACCCATATGAAATTGGGCTTTGATACCCTATTCCGAGGGTATCAtgcggcaggagagagaggggatgcaCCATAGTCCAATGTTGGACATGGGGTACACAACAATCCAGTCTTCGGGCACTTATCGCCAGGCCACAATCCGCTGTAGTCTATCGATCACACAGACCTGGTTCCACAACCATATCCAGGTAGGATTTCTCTCACAAACTTTAGCGTCTTCCTATTCTCAACATCTGAGATTTCCTGCCTTCTATCCTCTGCAAGGAATCCACAGTTCTCCTAAAAATGCAGAGGTTCCTTTACTTGCACCCTTTACGTGACGGCGTTTATCTTGTAGAGTTCTTGGACCATTTTAGCTTCTCGCTCCAGTCGTTGTAGGTTGGCTGCAGATATCAGCCCCATTTTCTGGTGCAATTCGTCTCTGTTTAGAGGCTTCTCAATTGATGGAGTTTCATTTGGGGCCTCTGAGTGCCTCTTGGTGCCAGCTGAAGGTCGCTCCAATCCTTTGATTTGGCGAAGTTCTTCCTCGATGCTGTCCATTCGTCGGTAGAGGGCTTTGCAGTTGATCTGGGGCTTCCTCAGACACCGAGTTTTATCCGAAGCCTTTTTGTCCTCAGCTTTCGTTATCGTCCTCTCTCTTCTGCAAACTtccttttctttataattctttGATCCATTAAGGATTTTGACCTTTCCCAAGCAGCTGATCATCGTATCTTGCGCCAAGATCTCTTCTTGGGGTCTTACGATTTCCAGTAATGCTTCCATCTCTTCAAAAACCCTGGTCTCTAGTTGCTCCTTCATCTCAGCAAGGTCGAATTCAAGTTGAACGTTCCTCCTAATCAGgtcattcatctttccatttgCCGTCGGTTGTTCTGCTACAACAGATTTAGATTCTTTCAGTAAACCGCTGACTTCTAATTGTTTCTGGGTGCATTTATTTTCCAGTCGCAGGATCTCGCTATCCTTCTGCAATTTCTGTTCTCTCAGCTTTTCCAGTTCCTCGTTTTTCTCAGCTGATTCTCTTTTACATTTGTCGAGCTCTTTCAAATTTTCGTGGGCCATCTGTGTCTGAATGGTGAGAACTTGTAACTCGTCCTCTAAACCTTTCATCTTCAAGGACTTGttctcgttctccctcttcagcttttctatgttcttttctttccttccattctctttTCGGAGTCCTTCTAGGTCCTGATTCAGCTTGttgattttcatttgcatttcgtCTCGGCTTTTATCGTTTTGCTGTAGATCTCGATGCAAAGTGTCCTTCTCCATCGAGAGAACTGAGACCGTGCTTTCCAAAATAATTAGCATCTGGTCTCTCTCCTCGTTTTCCTTCCTTTGGACATCTGTAACCTTCGCCTTTTCAATCATTTCGCTTTTCAGCTTCTGCATCTCTACGGACATTGAACTGATCTTTCTTTCCTTGTCTTTGTTTAGTCGTTCGAGGTGTATGATCTGTTCTTCCATCTGCAGTCCTACTACGGTCAGGCCCTCTACCTTGTCCAGTAATTCGTAGATCAGCTGATCCTTTTctaatctctctttctcaaacctcaagaaaagatttttatttttccttattacttCCTCGAACTTCCGACTTGTATCTAAATTCCTTGTTTCTTCTTCACTATCTGGATGGTCGCCTTCTTCATTCCTGGAACGTCCGTATTCTACTTCGTTATCCGAAACATGGTCTTCTTCAAAGCCAGAGTGATCAAATTCGTCCTCCTGATTTCCAGCCTCATCAAGACAGGCAGAGCTGTCCGAGGCCATGAAATCGACAAAGAACTGAACCATTTTAATGCTAAATCCACGAAGTATAAATACTCCAGTGAATAGCATAACAATAATGGTAAACAATGTAATCACTCGGGGGACTTGAAGCATGGAGTTAAAGCACTGTGCTAGCACAACTGTAAGCAAACTAAGAAACATCTTTGTTCGTTACAAATCAACTCTATTTGCCTTATCGTTACTTTCCAAAAATCCTACGTGACGTGTCTGGATTCTATTTCAGGAGTCATTTCTGGTTCCGCCGGAGCCGATCCTGTCTTCGAATGTTTGCTGATCCCCGAACGCAGTAGAGGTGACTGGATTCCGGAGTCAATTTGGGCTTCACGGGAGCTGCTTCCGTCTTCATATGTATCAGAGGAGGGGAATTCCTATGCAGTCCCCAGGGACTTTCTGAAGATCCTGGAGCCAGTCTTCACACATGCCTCACACACAAGCGCACTCCTGCACACacttactacatatatacatacatacatacatacatacatacatacctacatacatacatacatacatacatacatacatacatacatatatacatatatactatatatatatatatatatatataatatatatatatatatatatatatatatatatctgtgtgtgaacTCTAATTTTAGTACAAAAGAGCTGACAACAGATACACGATTTAGGTCATAAATAAGAAAGCTAATTAGAATGCAAATTTATTATCGACAAAATACTTTCGTATAAGAATATTAATTTGATAGTTTGCCTCCTCATTTTTATAGGACAGGAGTACTGTCGACACTGTTGACCTTtgacatggaaatatattttaaatacttatcatttcaataagaataattatattttgtattaataaatcCTGTCAACTCAAATTCATCTTTTAGAATAAGTAATCTGTATGTCCCTAAATTTACACAAGTTTATAAGTGGGCTGCTGACTCTGGTTTTAGTTGAAAATGGGCTCATTCATTTTCACTTTAAAAGTATAAGCTCAGGATTTAGCATAAATTGGCCAGTTTATTTCATCCTTATAAGTACTACTTGCAATATACTTTCACTTTATAAGTATTAGCTCATGTTTTAGAATACGTTTTCCAATATATTATAACTTTTTAGTTGTTAGCTTAGTTTCAAGTAAAAATGggtcaatatatttttcttttataagtatTCTCTATTATTTCAGTGTAATTtggttcatatatttttaattttagagtATTATATTGGTTTCAAGTGTGAATTGACAAACATATTTTCTCGTTATTAGTATTAGCTTAGGGTTTAATGTaaattgaccaatatattttcacaatataAGTGTTAGCTCAATTTTAAGTATGAATTGTCCAACACATCTTTACTTTATAAGTATCAGCCTAGGTTTCATtgtaaaatgacaaaacgtttccattttataaatattatctcACTCTTAAGTATAAATTGgccaatatattttttcctttattaatattAGCTGGGGCATTTTTACTTAATAAGTGTTAGATCAGGTTCCAATATTAATCGACCAATATATTCCATCTATACAAATTTTACCTCTATTATatagtctatagtagattcacatcaaccttgcatttgatgtctaggccagtcccttaagacgctcctgattggctaataaacagccaatcaggagcgttgtaaaagactggcccagacatcaaatacATGGTTAATGTGACTCTAATATAGTATACTCTCACTTTGTTAGTACTTAGTCATTTGAAATTCTCAGAAGCGTTCAGATTCCAGTTCAGTTCAGTTTTCAGTTCCTAGAACCTGTACGATACTACCCCTGAGACGTGACGTCACGAAGTTACGAGATGCGGAAGGTGATTTGCTCCAAAACCAGAGACACAGTCGCTGCTAAAAATCCAATGATGACAACAATAAACGCAGCCTGAAAAGGGGGAAATATTCTCATTGTTAGATTTGTTGAAACTGTACGTAGAGGCCGCCACTAGCAGTCACTTATACCTGCGTAGTTATGCCCGCGCAGTCGGCCTGTGCAATTAAAACTGAACCCAAGCTATACCTCAGGCAAAACTGAATGATATTGGGTTCAGGTTTGCCTGCGCAGGTATAATTGAACGTTAGTGGCGGTCTTTAAGATACATAGTTGTATTTGATCTAATTTTGAcgcaatacaatttttttttttttttatttgttaagaaaatgttattgtgAAAATTCCTAGAGCAATGCGTACAGAATCATAATTCGATTTTGGCAAATTTTTACCTAATACAAAATCTTctacacgttaaaaaaaaaagctattttttaaAAGGCTGAATCAATAAGTGCAGAATCATAGTTTGATTTTGGATGATTTTGACGCAAGACaaatctttatattaaaaaatactgcAACAATATATTTAACGAAGGAAACACTTCCTTACGAGAGTAAAAATACATTGGCAATGATTATTGCAAAAAACTCGATGAGTTTCCATCTAGGTATTAATTAGAtctaggaaatatattttttgacacAAGTAACATGACAACGATTTATTATAAATGATTGATAATGGCATGTTCCGgaacttttgagaaaaaaaaaaccgtttttaAGGTTACTGATATGCCTGGTTGTGTTCAAAACGTCTGAAagtagtatattaataatatatatatatatatatataatatactataaataatatatataatatatattatatatatattatatatatatattatatatatatatatccataaaaaaaTGGTAGGACAAGACCCACTAGTAAATAACCCCAGTGACAAACAG
It includes:
- the LOC135211828 gene encoding immunoglobulin G-binding protein H-like — encoded protein: MVQFFVDFMASDSSACLDEAGNQEDEFDHSGFEEDHVSDNEVEYGRSRNEEGDHPDSEEETRNLDTSRKFEEVIRKNKNLFLRFEKERLEKDQLIYELLDKVEGLTVVGLQMEEQIIHLERLNKDKERKISSMSVEMQKLKSEMIEKAKVTDVQRKENEERDQMLIILESTVSVLSMEKDTLHRDLQQNDKSRDEMQMKINKLNQDLEGLRKENGRKEKNIEKLKRENENKSLKMKGLEDELQVLTIQTQMAHENLKELDKCKRESAEKNEELEKLREQKLQKDSEILRLENKCTQKQLEVSGLLKESKSVVAEQPTANGKMNDLIRRNVQLEFDLAEMKEQLETRVFEEMEALLEIVRPQEEILAQDTMISCLGKVKILNGSKNYKEKEVCRRERTITKAEDKKASDKTRCLRKPQINCKALYRRMDSIEEELRQIKGLERPSAGTKRHSEAPNETPSIEKPLNRDELHQKMGLISAANLQRLEREAKMVQELYKINAVT